One genomic segment of Stenotrophomonas sp. 704A1 includes these proteins:
- a CDS encoding integrating conjugative element protein, translated as MTTSHLALRGLLVLLAGLPLASLAGEPLIVVEDRGGASALPYYEALNLQPRTNAPARPPIPTPQVPATPADEAAMLPVRSAKLTPGTVPRRVIEAPGLRPFVVVGDDEASRAWLRSQAAALRERGAVGLVVNVETVQGLARLRTLVPGVPLAPMSGDDLAERLGLRHYPVLITATGIEQ; from the coding sequence ATGACGACATCCCATCTGGCCTTGCGTGGCCTGCTCGTACTGCTGGCGGGTCTGCCGCTGGCCTCGCTTGCCGGCGAGCCGCTGATCGTGGTCGAAGACCGCGGCGGCGCGTCGGCGCTGCCGTACTACGAAGCCCTGAACCTCCAGCCGCGCACCAACGCACCGGCCCGGCCGCCGATCCCGACGCCCCAGGTTCCCGCCACGCCGGCGGACGAGGCCGCGATGCTGCCGGTGCGCAGCGCCAAGCTCACCCCCGGCACCGTCCCGCGGCGTGTCATCGAGGCTCCGGGTCTGCGGCCTTTCGTTGTCGTCGGCGACGACGAGGCATCTCGGGCCTGGCTGCGCAGCCAGGCAGCCGCGCTGCGCGAGCGCGGCGCGGTCGGTCTGGTGGTCAACGTCGAGACCGTGCAGGGCCTGGCGCGGCTGCGCACCCTGGTGCCCGGCGTACCCCTCGCGCCCATGTCCGGCGACGACCTGGCCGAGCGCCTGGGCCTGCGGCACTACCCGGTGCTGATCACAGCCACCGGCATCGAGCAATGA
- a CDS encoding TIGR03759 family integrating conjugative element protein, whose product MKPSIILSALLLASTQLPAWAQQSATAPARNAQSQERPLVARILDDRVASDWGLQPQEWARYRELMDGPLGIYSPNLDPLSALGIEARTEEERRRYAELQVQVEARRVEKLLAYQRAYDEAWQRLNPGMQRVNLPDDKPVAGATRGSGRTAVFVKDNCVACGQLVQRLQSSGAEFDLYMVGSRQDDARIRDWAKRANVDPARVRSGSITLNHDGGRWLTLGVPGDLPAVVREVNGQWQRQP is encoded by the coding sequence ATGAAGCCGTCGATCATCCTTTCCGCGCTTCTGCTGGCGTCCACCCAGTTGCCCGCGTGGGCGCAGCAATCCGCCACGGCTCCCGCCCGCAATGCGCAGAGTCAGGAACGCCCGCTGGTCGCCCGCATTCTGGACGACCGGGTGGCGAGCGACTGGGGCCTTCAACCTCAGGAGTGGGCGCGCTATCGCGAACTGATGGACGGTCCACTGGGCATCTATTCGCCCAACCTGGACCCGCTGTCGGCCCTGGGCATCGAGGCGCGTACCGAAGAGGAACGGCGACGCTACGCCGAGCTGCAGGTGCAGGTCGAAGCGCGCCGCGTGGAGAAACTGCTCGCTTATCAGCGGGCCTATGACGAGGCCTGGCAGCGCCTGAACCCCGGGATGCAGCGGGTGAACCTGCCGGACGACAAGCCGGTCGCCGGGGCCACGCGCGGCTCCGGCCGCACGGCAGTGTTCGTGAAAGATAACTGCGTGGCCTGCGGCCAGCTCGTGCAGCGCCTGCAATCCTCGGGCGCCGAATTCGACCTGTACATGGTCGGCAGCCGCCAGGACGACGCGCGCATCCGCGATTGGGCCAAGCGCGCGAACGTCGATCCGGCGCGCGTGCGCAGCGGCAGCATCACGCTCAACCACGACGGCGGCCGCTGGTTGACCTTGGGGGTACCCGGCGACCTGCCGGCGGTCGTGCGCGAGGTGAACGGCCAATGGCAGCGCCAGCCATAG
- a CDS encoding transglycosylase SLT domain-containing protein, translated as MAAPAIAAPLRTLVLAAGLCACVAQAQEVPPPAYQLAAQRAGIPSTVLYAVALQESGIRRNGRIVPWPWSLNVAGQSRRYATRADACAGLQQAMRSTPHTRIDAGLGQINLGYHQQRYASACDLLDPYRNLAIAAEILREQHAPGEDWLLAMGRYHRPAGGEPAARYRRSVSRHLARVQGARPTAAVLAARKETSP; from the coding sequence ATGGCAGCGCCAGCCATAGCCGCCCCCCTGCGCACACTGGTGCTCGCCGCTGGCCTATGCGCCTGCGTCGCCCAAGCCCAGGAGGTTCCGCCACCGGCCTACCAGCTCGCCGCGCAGCGCGCAGGCATCCCCTCGACGGTGCTCTACGCCGTGGCCTTGCAGGAGAGTGGCATCCGCCGTAACGGACGCATCGTCCCGTGGCCGTGGTCCCTCAACGTCGCCGGCCAATCACGCCGCTATGCGACCCGCGCCGATGCCTGCGCGGGTTTGCAGCAGGCGATGCGCTCCACGCCGCACACGCGCATCGACGCGGGCCTGGGCCAGATCAACCTCGGCTACCACCAGCAGCGCTACGCCAGCGCCTGCGACCTGCTCGACCCGTACCGGAATCTCGCCATCGCTGCCGAGATCCTGCGCGAGCAACACGCCCCCGGCGAGGACTGGTTGCTGGCGATGGGCCGCTACCACCGCCCCGCGGGTGGCGAGCCCGCCGCCCGCTACCGGCGCAGCGTGTCGCGCCACCTCGCCCGGGTGCAGGGCGCACGCCCAACCGCCGCGGTTCTCGCCGCACGCAAGGAGACATCCCCATGA
- the traD gene encoding type IV conjugative transfer system coupling protein TraD, whose translation MSGKQPVEVLLRPAVELYTVAACAGAAFLSLVAPWSLALSPSMGVGSALAFGAYGAIRYRDARVILRYRRNIRRLPRYVMTSKDVPVSQQRLFVGRGFLWEQKHTHRLMQTYRPEFRRYVEPTPAYRLARRLEERLEYAPFPLSRLSKLTGWDVPFNPVRPLPPVGGLPRLHGIEPEEMDVSLPLGERVGHSLVLGTTRVGKTRLAELFVTQDIRRVNAAGEHEVVIVIDPKGDADLLKRMYVEAKRAGREGEFYVFHLGWPDISARYNAVGRFGRISEVATRVAGQLSGEGNSAAFREFAWRFVNIIARALVELGQRPDYMLIQRHVINIDALFIEYAQHYFAKTEPRAWEVIVQIEAKLNEKNIPRNMIGREKRVVALEQYLSQARNYDPVLDGLRSAVRYDKTYFDKIVASLLPLLEKLTSGKIAQLLAPNYSDLADPRPIFDWMQIIRKRAIVYVGLDALSDAEVATAVGNSMFSDLVSVAGHIYKHGIDDGLPGASAGARVPINVHADEFNELMGDEFIPLINKGGGAGLQVTAYTQTLSDIEARIGNRAKAGQVIGNFNNLFMLRVRETATAELLTRQLPKVEVYTTTIVSGATDSSDIRGATDFTSNTQDRISMSSVPMIEPSHVVGLPKGQCFALLQGGQLWKVRMPLPAPDPDEVMPADLQQLAGYMRQSYSEATQWWEFTSSPALQDTGLPDDLLDDAAAAEPPAVAIATDEDTGNKASP comes from the coding sequence ATGTCGGGGAAACAGCCGGTCGAGGTACTGCTTCGCCCAGCGGTGGAGCTATACACCGTTGCCGCATGCGCGGGCGCCGCGTTTCTGTCCCTGGTGGCCCCATGGTCGCTCGCGCTGAGCCCGTCCATGGGCGTCGGCAGCGCGCTGGCGTTCGGCGCCTACGGTGCCATCCGCTACCGCGATGCCCGCGTCATCCTGCGCTACCGGCGCAACATCCGCCGCCTGCCGCGCTACGTGATGACCAGCAAGGACGTGCCGGTCAGCCAGCAGCGGCTGTTCGTGGGGCGCGGGTTCCTGTGGGAGCAGAAGCACACCCATAGGCTCATGCAAACGTACCGGCCGGAGTTCCGCCGCTACGTCGAGCCCACACCAGCCTACCGGCTGGCGCGACGGCTGGAAGAACGGCTGGAGTACGCGCCGTTCCCGCTGTCCCGGCTGTCGAAACTCACCGGCTGGGACGTACCTTTCAACCCGGTGCGGCCGTTGCCGCCTGTGGGCGGCCTGCCGCGCCTGCACGGCATCGAACCCGAGGAGATGGACGTCAGCCTGCCGCTGGGCGAGCGCGTCGGCCACTCGCTGGTGCTGGGCACGACGCGCGTCGGCAAGACCCGGCTGGCCGAACTATTCGTGACCCAGGACATCCGGCGCGTGAACGCCGCGGGCGAGCACGAGGTGGTGATCGTCATTGACCCCAAGGGCGATGCCGATCTCCTGAAGCGGATGTACGTCGAGGCTAAGCGCGCCGGCCGCGAAGGCGAGTTCTACGTCTTCCACCTGGGATGGCCGGACATCTCCGCGCGCTACAACGCCGTGGGGCGATTCGGGCGTATATCGGAAGTCGCCACCCGCGTTGCGGGGCAGCTTTCCGGTGAAGGCAACTCGGCCGCCTTCCGAGAGTTTGCGTGGCGGTTCGTCAACATCATTGCCCGCGCCCTGGTGGAGCTGGGACAGCGGCCCGACTACATGCTGATCCAACGGCACGTCATCAACATCGACGCGCTGTTCATCGAGTACGCCCAGCATTACTTCGCCAAGACCGAGCCCAGGGCCTGGGAGGTGATCGTCCAGATCGAGGCCAAGCTCAACGAGAAGAACATCCCGCGCAACATGATCGGGCGCGAGAAGCGCGTGGTGGCGCTGGAGCAGTACCTCTCGCAGGCGCGCAACTACGACCCGGTGCTGGATGGCCTGCGCTCGGCGGTTCGCTACGACAAGACGTACTTCGACAAGATCGTCGCATCGCTGCTGCCGCTGCTGGAGAAGCTCACTAGCGGCAAGATCGCGCAGCTCCTGGCCCCGAACTACTCCGACCTGGCCGACCCGCGCCCGATCTTCGACTGGATGCAGATCATCCGTAAGAGGGCCATCGTCTATGTGGGCCTGGATGCGCTCTCCGACGCCGAGGTCGCCACCGCGGTCGGCAACTCGATGTTCAGCGATCTCGTGTCGGTCGCCGGGCATATCTACAAGCATGGGATCGACGATGGCCTGCCGGGCGCATCGGCCGGTGCGCGCGTGCCGATCAACGTCCATGCCGACGAGTTCAACGAATTGATGGGCGACGAGTTCATCCCGCTGATCAACAAGGGCGGCGGTGCCGGCCTGCAAGTCACTGCGTACACGCAGACCCTGTCGGACATCGAGGCCCGCATCGGCAACCGCGCGAAGGCAGGCCAGGTGATCGGGAATTTCAACAACCTGTTCATGCTGCGCGTGCGCGAGACCGCGACCGCCGAACTGCTGACCCGGCAATTGCCGAAGGTCGAGGTCTATACGACCACCATCGTCAGCGGCGCGACCGACAGCTCGGACATTCGCGGGGCGACGGATTTCACGTCGAACACTCAGGACCGCATCAGCATGTCCAGCGTGCCGATGATCGAGCCGTCGCACGTCGTCGGCCTGCCGAAAGGCCAGTGCTTCGCGTTGCTGCAGGGCGGCCAGCTTTGGAAAGTGCGCATGCCGCTGCCGGCGCCGGACCCGGACGAAGTGATGCCGGCAGACTTGCAGCAACTGGCCGGGTACATGCGCCAGAGCTACAGCGAAGCGACGCAGTGGTGGGAGTTCACCAGTTCCCCCGCCTTGCAGGACACGGGCCTGCCCGACGACCTGCTGGATGACGCCGCTGCGGCCGAACCTCCCGCGGTGGCCATTGCCACCGACGAGGACACCGGCAACAAGGCCTCGCCATGA